In Pyrus communis chromosome 1, drPyrComm1.1, whole genome shotgun sequence, the following are encoded in one genomic region:
- the LOC137744390 gene encoding amino acid transporter AVT3B-like: protein MVVFDKEASSSTNTLPPFPREDTPLLSKPSKLSSQSKTFANVFIAIVGAGVLGLPYTFKKTGWVFGSLMLFSVAFLTYHCMMLLIHTRRKLDSLHCGGLSKIASFGDLGFAVCGPIGRFSVDVMIVLAQAGFCISYLIFISNTLAFVFNYSGPDRILGLTPKSIYLWGCFPFQLGLNSIPTLTHLAPLSIFADVVDLGAMGVVMVEDAIIFLQNKPALQAFGGFSVFFYGLGVAVYAFEGIGMILPLESEAKNKENFGKVLALCMAFIALIYGSFGVLGYFAFGEETKEIITTNFGQGLVSTLVQLGLCINLFFTLPLMMNPVFEVVERRFCGSTYSLWVRWLLVFGVSLVALLVPNFADFLSLVGSSVCVALGFVLPALFHLMVFRDELSWFGSGLDGCIVVVGVVIVVSGTWSSVAEIIAPKA, encoded by the coding sequence ATGGTGGTGTTCGACAAAGAAGCCAGCTCCTCCACCAACACCCTACCTCCCTTCCCCCGAGAAGACACTCCACTCCTCTCCAAACCCAGCAAGCTCTCCTCCCAATCCAAAACCTTCGCCAACGTCTTCATCGCCATCGTCGGCGCCGGCGTGCTGGGTCTACCCTACACCTTCAAGAAAACCGGCTGGGTCTTCGGCTCCCTCATGCTCTTCTCCGTCGCCTTCCTAACCTACCACTGTATGATGCTCCTAATCCACACCCGCCGCAAGCTCGACTCCCTCCACTGTGGCGGCCTCTCAAAGATCGCGTCTTTCGGCGACCTTGGTTTCGCCGTCTGTGGCCCAATCGGCCGGTTCTCCGTCGACGTCATGATCGTCCTCGCCCAGGCCGGGTTCTGCATCAGCTACCTAATCTTCATATCAAACACTTTAGCCTTCGTCTTCAATTACTCCGGCCCGGACCGGATTCTTGGTCTGACCCCGAAATCAATCTACCTCTGGGGCTGTTTCCCATTCCAGTTGGGTCTGAATTCGATTCCCACCCTGACCCATCTCGCCCCTCTGAGCATTTTCGCCGACGTCGTCGACCTCGGCGCCATGGGAGTTGTAATGGTAGAAGACGCCATAATCTTCCTCCAAAACAAACCGGCTTTGCAGGCGTTCGGCGGCTTCTCCGTCTTCTTCTACGGCCTCGGCGTGGCAGTTTACGCCTTCGAGGGAATCGGAATGATCCTCCCCCTCGAATCCGAagccaaaaacaaagagaatttcgGGAAAGTCCTGGCATTGTGCATGGCATTCATAGCTCTGATCTACGGATCATTCGGAGTTCTGGGTTACTTTGCATTTGGGGAAGAAACCAAAGAGATAATCACCACCAATTTCGGGCAGGGCTTAGTAAGCACACTGGTCCAGCTGGGTTTGTGCATAAACCTGTTCTTCACTCTCCCATTAATGATGAACCCGGTTTTCGAAGTGGTGGAGCGGCGGTTCTGCGGCTCCACCTACTCCCTGTGGGTGCGGTGGCTGCTGGTTTTTGGGGTGAGCCTGGTGGCGCTGCTGGTGCCGAATTTTGCAGATTTTTTGTCGCTGGTGGGGAGCAGCGTGTGTGTGGCGCTGGGGTTTGTGCTGCCTGCTTTGTTTCATCTGATGGTGTTTAGGGATGagctgagttggtttgggagcGGTTTGGATGGGTGTATTGTGGTGGTGGGTGTGGTGATTGTGGTGTCTGGGACTTGGTCTTCAGTGGCTGAGATTATTGCACCCAAAGCTTGA
- the LOC137709384 gene encoding amino acid transporter AVT3A-like translates to MGVVMVEDAIIFLQNKPALQAFGGFSVFFYGLGVAVYAFEGIGMILPLESEAKNKENFGKVLALCMAFIALIYGSFGVLGYFAFGEETKEIITTNFGQGLVLLRDCF, encoded by the coding sequence ATGGGAGTTGTAATGGTAGAAGACGCCATAATCTTCCTCCAAAACAAACCGGCTTTGCAGGCGTTCGGCGGCTTCTCCGTCTTCTTCTACGGCCTCGGCGTGGCAGTTTACGCCTTCGAGGGAATCGGAATGATCCTCCCCCTCGAATCCGAagccaaaaacaaagagaatttcgGGAAAGTCCTGGCATTGTGCATGGCATTCATAGCTCTGATCTACGGATCATTCGGAGTTCTGGGTTACTTTGCATTTGGGGAAGAAACCAAAGAGATAATCACCACCAATTTCGGGCAGGGCTTA